The Falco peregrinus isolate bFalPer1 chromosome 9, bFalPer1.pri, whole genome shotgun sequence genome includes a window with the following:
- the LOC129785190 gene encoding harmonin-like, whose protein sequence is MEFEQKLAKEKEGMLEKEKQLKINRLVQEVSETEREDLEESEKVQHWVERLCQTRLEQISSVENESPELASGRPSASPSATSVRRFAGGLQLHTTDLDDINLDEVDKPKQRVAPPPLPPPPPTVTPASSAHALPTSNVPLSRGPALAVTPASQVTS, encoded by the exons atggagTTTGAGCAAAAACTTgccaaagagaaagaaggaatgttggagaaagaaaaacaactgaagaTAAATCGTCTCGTGCAAGAG GTATCTGAGACGGAACGAGAAGATCTGGAAGAATCAGAAAAGGTGCAGCACTGGGTGGAAAGACTTTGTCAGACACGTTTAGAACAGATTTCCTCTGTGGAGAATGAGTCTCCTGAG CTGGCAAGTGGACgtccttctgcttctccttctgcCACATCAGTGCGGCGTTTTGCTGGTGGCCTGCAGCTTCATACCACAGATCTTGATGATATAAACTTAGATGAAGTTGACAAGCCTAAACAACGTGTGGCACCGCCTCCactacccccacccccccccactgTTACTCCAGCATCATCAGCTCATGCACTTCCTACATCAAATGTTCCACTTTCAAGAGGTCCAGCCCTGGCAGTAACACCAGCTTCCCAGGTGACCTCATGA